AGATCCTCAAGGCCAAACTCAACCCAGGATGTCCATCTCAGATCTTGTTCCTTGGTGCCCCTTCCGACTAGTGGAAAACATACTAGAGTTAGGGGTTTAAATCCCGCCTCAGGCACCAGATATGtcactgaacctcaatttccccgTTTGTCAATTGGGCATAATCCCTATATGAGAGCTGATttgagaaaagtactttgtaaaccttgaaaggAGTGCTGTCTTCCACAATACTTGGACCTAGCATCACGATCCATCCCTATTTCCTGTCTTTGGAGGTCAAGATTGTAGAGCCGAAAGCCTTGGCTTCTTTTCTCCCCAAGCCCAATCCAGCAAGATGCAACACTGAGAGGCAGCTGGCCCAGGGcccctttattccttttttcaagCGTGTTACATTCTGGGTCCTGTTTTGGGCTGGGGTTCTTGTTCCTTGAGACTTTATTTTGGGCTCATGTGTTTGCTTTTCAGTTTAAGATTGTGATTGCGGGCTGGGGCGGAGATTAAGGAGATGGATCCGGATTCTGGTAACGAACTTGTACTCCAGGGATTCACCTGGATATTAAGAACTGTGGACTCTAGTAGGAGGAGAGCTTTTTGCCTTCCGGGCTGAGCGCGTGCTAGACCAGGAGCTCTGGCTTAATATCGCCTCGGAGCCCGCCTCCGGCGAGATCGCCGCCTGCTGCCAAGCATCAGCACCAGGGGGATCGTGACCAAGAGGTAAAGGATAAAGAGCCACGCGGCGAAGAGCAGCAGCATTCCGGAATCGTCGGCTCGAAGAAAGGAAAGCAGAGCCAATAGCGCGGACACGTCCAAGGCTAGCTCCAGTGGATTCGGCCACTGAAAATCGGGCGCCCAACCTTGCCTTTCTGAAGGAGGACACTCAGAAGATTGGGAGCTGCTCCCTGTGACGCTGTGGCGAGGCGAGTTCGGGGCCAGAATCAAACACAGGGCGCAGTCCCCGTTCCTGTTCCCGTCCCcgtccccttccccttccccttccccttccccgtCCCCGTCCTCATCCTCATCCCCTTCTTGAGTCTCCTCCTGGTCTTGCTCTTGCTGGACTGAGAACGCGGTAGTGCACTCGTTAATCCATCTCCAGCACCGGGAATTCCTCCTCTGCTCCAGGGACTGGAGGCAGTTTATGCATTGCCCGCATTCGAACTGCAGATCTTGTAATCTGGGGGGACCGAGTACAAGAGGCACAGCGGGTGGGGTTCTTGGGTTATTGGCCGGAGTTTGGGCCGAAGAGACCGCAGCTGGAGGGGCCTCTGAGGAATTAATCCCACTCCCAAGCGTCTTCCCAacgtcctccatctcccagactTACTCCCCTCCCCCGACCAGAGCCCTCCTAAAACTCCTCTTCTGTCCCCAGATCCCAGGCCCTAACCTAGCAGGAGCTCCTGAGCAGAGATCGTAGGACCTGCCTAGGGGCCTCGGGGTGGGGTGGAGAAGGTGTGGAGAGCTAGTGAGGAGTCTAGAACGGAGAAGTGGCCTCCAGGGACGGGAGGGGAGGAACTTCTGCGAGAGCAGGGGCCAACGGCTCCTGTCACTCACAGCTTCCAGAGCCGAGAAACCTCGGAGTTGTTGGAGTTGTCGGTGTTTTCAGAGTTGCTCCTGCAACTCATCCCCGCCGTTGGCGACCCCGCTGGTCCCGGAACTTAGCCAGCCCCAGATGGAATAGAGGAGCTGGGGGCCGGGGGGCTGGGGGCTGGAGAGTGGAGAGGAGAGCCATAAAGCACCCCCCTTCCAAGATCAGCTCCTCCCCGCCTCTCTTCTCCACTCCACTCCTCTCCGCCCCAAACTCTCAGTCCTTCTTCTCCCATCTCAGCTCCTCCTCCCGAGTTTTAGCAGAGTCCCTCCATCTTCAGTCCTGTCCCCCACTTCCCAGAGGCTTTGACATCTGCCGCCTCCACCCGCCTGAAGCTTGAGCTCCATGTCAACCAACTGAACCCAGGTCTCACCCCTGCTGTTGGAGCTGCCAGGGCCCCTCTTCTCCAGTCCAGTCCCAGCTCCTGAGAGGCTACCATGGCCCTATTGTGACCCAttgggtgggggtgaggggcatCCTAAGGGCCGGAACTGGGCGGGGAGACACGGTCCGGGGCTGTTGGAGGAGACTGGGTTTCGCATATGTGGGG
This DNA window, taken from Monodelphis domestica isolate mMonDom1 chromosome 6, mMonDom1.pri, whole genome shotgun sequence, encodes the following:
- the LOC103095854 gene encoding uncharacterized protein LOC103095854 isoform X2 translates to MSCRSNSENTDNSNNSEVSRLWKLLQDLQFECGQCINCLQSLEQRRNSRCWRWINECTTAFSVQQEQDQEETQEGDEDEDGDGEGEGEGEGDGDGNRNGDCALCLILAPNSPRHSVTGSSSQSSECPPSERQGWAPDFQWPNPLELALDVSALLALLSFLRADDSGMLLLFAAWLFILYLLVTIPLVLMLGSRRRSRRRRAPRRY
- the LOC103095854 gene encoding uncharacterized protein LOC103095854 isoform X1; the protein is MEDVGKTLGSGINSSEAPPAAVSSAQTPANNPRTPPAVPLVLGPPRLQDLQFECGQCINCLQSLEQRRNSRCWRWINECTTAFSVQQEQDQEETQEGDEDEDGDGEGEGEGEGDGDGNRNGDCALCLILAPNSPRHSVTGSSSQSSECPPSERQGWAPDFQWPNPLELALDVSALLALLSFLRADDSGMLLLFAAWLFILYLLVTIPLVLMLGSRRRSRRRRAPRRY